Genomic window (Streptomyces liliiviolaceus):
CACCGTGGAGAGCGAGCCGAAGAGGTACGAGGTCAGGTTGGCGTTGGAGCCGCCGGGAGCGAGGTTGATGAACATCACGCCGCCCGCCATGCCCCCGTAGAAGAGCATCGCCAGCGCGATGTCGCCGCGCGTCTTGCCGTACCAGCGGATCAGTTCCATCAGGACCGCGCCGACCACGGAGACGGCCGTCGCCATCCATACCGGGGACCAGGAGAGCAGGAAGCCGAGGCCGACGCCGGTCATCGCGACATGGCCGATGCCGTCGCCCAGCAGGGCCTGGCGGCGCTGGACGAGGTAGATGCCGACCGCGGGCGCGGTGATGCCGACGAGGACGGCCGCGAGCAGGGCCCGCTGCATGAAGGCGTAATCGAGGATTTCGAGGTTCATGGCGGTCAGCTCAGCAGTCCTGTGCGGAGGGGTTCGGCGTCGTGGGCCGCGTGGGGGTGGACGTGGTCGTGGCCGGGCAGCGCGTGCTGGCCGAGCGCCCGCGGGGGCGGGCCGTCGTGCAGCACGCAGCCGTCGCGCAGCACGACCGCGCGGTCGATCAGCGGCTCCAGCGGGCCCAGCTCGTGCAGCACGAGGAGGACGGACGTGCCCGCCGCGACCTGCTCCCGCAGGGTCGCCGCGAGGACCTCCTGGCTCGCCAGGTCCACGCCCGCCATCGGCTCGTCCATGATCAGCAGTTCCGGTACGGAGGCCAGCGCGCGGGCGATCAGGACGCGCTGGTGCTGGCCGCCGGAGAGGGCGTCCACGGAGTCCTTGGCGCGGTCGGCGAGGCCCACCAGCTCCAGGGCGTGCCGGACGGCCTCGCGGTCCGCCTTGCGCAGCACGCCGAAGCGGGCGCGGGACAGCCGCCCGGAGGACACCACCTCGGTCACCGTGGCGGGCACGCCGCCGGCGGCCGTCGTGCGCTGCGGTACGTATCCCACG
Coding sequences:
- a CDS encoding metal ABC transporter ATP-binding protein, translating into MTNGSDTPTDTSTGTPHPPVISLRGVTAELGSRPVLRGIDLTVNRGEVVALLGANGSGKSTAIRTIIGQVPVTGGEIELFGTPRRRFRDWARVGYVPQRTTAAGGVPATVTEVVSSGRLSRARFGVLRKADREAVRHALELVGLADRAKDSVDALSGGQHQRVLIARALASVPELLIMDEPMAGVDLASQEVLAATLREQVAAGTSVLLVLHELGPLEPLIDRAVVLRDGCVLHDGPPPRALGQHALPGHDHVHPHAAHDAEPLRTGLLS